Proteins encoded within one genomic window of Sminthopsis crassicaudata isolate SCR6 chromosome X, ASM4859323v1, whole genome shotgun sequence:
- the LOC141549129 gene encoding inactive ribonuclease-like protein 10 has protein sequence MKAVLQIFPMLLLLLGLGWGYRLDPAILEDSQELLNQFWDSDSWEDAAEDVDVIQAMGPQEADNDMLLLDSTESALAEAFLREDEVRDVEEPAAEDLFREEVASYLRQVQFNGDHSIMMAWKAWEPENTCKAKRAVIHQKQEKGKAIHDAPNTPYEENECSQRRQPLFTICQVTEDIVSPKKYNHQGPLVTVTITIACDGLGPLSFHC, from the coding sequence ATGAAGGCAGTTCTGCAGATCTTCCccatgctgctgctgctcctgggCCTAGGGTGGGGATACCGGTTGGATCCAGCAATCCTAGAGGATAGCCAGGAGCTACTGAATCAGTTTTGGGATAGTGACTCGTGGGAGGATGCAGCTGAAGATGTGGATGTCATCCAAGCCATGGGACCCCAGGAGGCCGATAATGACATGCTGCTGTTGGATTCCACGGAATCAGCGTTGGCAGAGGCCTTTCTCAGAGAAGATGAAGTTAGGGATGTGGAAGAGCCGGCGGCTGAGGACCTCTTCCGTGAGGAGGTCGCGTCCTACCTGAGGCAGGTCCAGTTTAATGGGGACCACAGCATCATGATGGCCTGGAAGGCCTGGGAGCCAGAGAACACATGTAAGGCAAAGCGTGCCGTAATCCatcaaaaacaagagaaaggcaAAGCTATCCATGACGCTCCGAACACCCCTTATGAGGAGAACGAATGTTCCCAGCGCAGGCAACCTCTGTTCACTATTTGTCAAGTAACCGAGGACATAGTCTCCCCCAAGAAGTATAACCACCAGGGCCCTCTTGTGACTGTGACTATCACCATTGCCTGTGACGGCTTGGGCCCTCTAAGCTTTCATTGTTAA